Proteins encoded in a region of the Desulfonauticus submarinus genome:
- the rplU gene encoding 50S ribosomal protein L21, with product MFAIVETGGKQYRVQEGLEIKVEKLDVEPAKEIVLDKVLVVGEGAEVKIGTPYVDGAKVVCEVLGHGRGKKIIVFKKKRRKGYRKKQGHRQWFTALRIKEIQA from the coding sequence CAGTATCGTGTCCAAGAAGGGCTTGAGATTAAGGTCGAAAAATTAGATGTGGAGCCAGCAAAAGAGATCGTTTTAGATAAGGTGCTGGTGGTAGGTGAGGGTGCTGAGGTTAAGATTGGCACTCCTTATGTGGATGGTGCAAAGGTAGTATGTGAAGTTTTAGGGCATGGAAGAGGTAAGAAGATTATTGTTTTTAAGAAGAAGAGAAGAAAGGGTTACCGCAAGAAACAAGGTCATAGACAATGGTTTACTGCTTTGCGGATAAAAGAAATCCAGGCCTAG